In Etheostoma cragini isolate CJK2018 chromosome 9, CSU_Ecrag_1.0, whole genome shotgun sequence, the following are encoded in one genomic region:
- the sap130a gene encoding histone deacetylase complex subunit SAP130a, whose product MSSQQFPRHGLPTSSGGAPQITAAGNLVSITQPSNPSDADSSRDADHGHQDHPHAGGGGSLAFRDEKQETMVVRPYPQVQTLGQPQPTPQTVAIKPGTPVTVPAPSVHLPPGQPAVLTEGQIKAVLKLPMPSRLIAPAPASNQGHIPIPSKVPGHITVTIESSIAPTPSIPVATISGQQGHSSNLHHLMPANIQIIRGSAPALQIGTPTVPPQTYPSHLPRGAAAAAVMSNPKTVLRPATGASAGPGQPTVQHIIHQTIQSRPTVTTSSAVLPTVVAPISAARTQSPVISPAVTHSAELAHGRPGLTIHPPPATAVSIQRSQTSRDTATRITLPSHPAIGAQKPQPPHTMTQKPIFSPVTPVAAATVAPIVATNTVPSTTTIGSVPHSQMSSNTIVTVTMASHSSHATASTTSAIPVAKVVPQPIAHSSSRVQSDYTGERTNLIPIPGHISSPNSVTMEARSDNRPSVPVQFQYFLPAYSSSYPLTHTYTPISSSVSTIRQYPVTPQAPSSALPTQAGVGVATTVHLNHMQLMAVDRIGLPSAQISTQGIQQAPITAQGIQPAPIGVQGLHTSAPISAQGLQQAPIVTQQQQAQSEAKPGVVLADGFVASPISSTFSTTQPVATMVQAHAQGGVGGAPPLVSSPRPSILRKKPANEGCVRKNLIPAQPSEPGSSRIESGVRGAGSPRPAGVKPKAEVHMAVAPPVMATVEALSSQGGEQTIPTMLATPGPVPPSQPSTVLSALPTAMAVTPPVPASMANTVASPTQPAASSTAACAASSACPDLKIKHEVETMETSQPDPNSNLSSASALNSQASTLNTPAIGDLIPGASPRKKPRKQQHVISTEESEMVETNSTDEEKAPGRPITGRAERRESPPREYVDEEGVRYVPVRPRPPVTLLRHYRNPWKAAYHHFQRYSDIRVKEEKKGSLQDMANQRGVACRAQGWKIHLCAAQLRQLSSLEHDVYSRLSTLQEGLIPKKRAGSDDDLHRINELIQGNMQRCKLVMDQVTEARDTMMKVLDHKEKVLKLLNKNGSVKKSSKLKRKERA is encoded by the exons ATGAGCTCCCAGCAATTCCCCCGACACGGGCTGCCTACTTCCAGCGGGGGGGCACCTCAGATCACTGCTGCAGGAAACCTGGTGTCTATCACGCAGCCGTCAAATCCATCAG ATGCTGACAGCAGTCGGGACGCTGACCACGGGCACCAGGATCACCCCCATGCTGGGGGCGGAGGAAGCTTGGCGTTCAGAGATGAGAAGCAGGAGACCATGGTGGTCAGACCTTACCCACAAGTACAGACGCTTGGCCAGCCACAGCCTACTCCCCAAACCGTGGCCATCAAGCCTGGCACACCTGTGACTGTCCCTGCTCCCTCTGTCCACCTCCCACCGGGCCAGCCTGCGGTCCTCACAGAGGGACAGATAAAG gcagtCCTGAAGTTACCTATGCCAAGCCGTCTAATTGCCCCAGCACCAGCTTCCAACCAGGGTCATATTCCCATACCCTCCAAGGTGCCGGGTCACATTACTGTCACCATAGAGAGCAGTATTGCTCCTACCCCGTCTATTCCTGTGGCGACTATCAGTGGTCAGCAG GGTCACTCTAGCAACTTACACCACCTAATGCCAGCAAACATTCAGATCATTAGGGGCAGTGCCCCAGCGCTGCAGATCGGGACCCCTACGGTCCCTCCTCAGACCTACCCATCCCATTTACCCCGAG ggGCGGCTGCAGCAGCTGTTATGTCCAACCCCAAAACGGTCCTGCGGCCAGCCACTGGAGCAAGTGCGGGCCCCGGCCAGCCCACAGTGCAACACATCATCCACCAGACTATTCAG TCCCGCCCTACTGTAACAACGTCTTCCGCCGTGCTTCCAACTGTAGTGGCCCCCATTTCAGCAGCAAGAACTCAGTCCCCAGTAATCAGCCCAGCAGTCACACACTCTGCAGAGCTGGCACATGG GCGACCAGGGCTGACAATTCACCCCCCTCCAGCCACCGCTGTCAGTATTCAGAGGTCTCAGACATCCCGTGACACCGCCACCAGGATCACGCTGCCGTCTCACCCTGCAATTGGAGCTCAAAAGCCTCAGCCTCCGCACACCATGACACAG AAGCCCATCTTCAGTCCTGTAACACCGGTAGCTGCCGCTACTGTGGCACCAATAGTTGCCACTAACACTGTTCCATCCACAACAACAATAG GCTCTGTGCCACATAGCCAAATGTCCAGTAACACTATTGTCACAGTGACAATGGCATCCCACTCCTCTCATGCTACAGCATCAACCACCTCTGCCATCCCTGTTG CTAAAGTGGTCCCTCAGCCCATTGCACACTCTTCATCCCGTGTGCAGTCGGATTACACTGGGGAGAGAACCAACCTCATCCCCATTCCAGGCCATATCTCATCTCCTAATTCTGTCACCATGGAAGCAAGAAGTGACAACAG GCCTTCGGTGCCTGTGCAGTTCCAGTATTTCCTGCCGGCGTACTCCTCGTCATACCCTCTGACACATACCTACACCCCCATCAGCAGCTCTGTGTCCACCATCCGCCAGTATCCTG TCACTCCTCAAGCTCCGAGTTCAGCGCTGCCCACCCAAGCTGGAGTAGGCGTGGCGACCACTGTCCATCTAAACCACATGCAGCTGATGGCAGTGGACCGGATCGGTCTCCCGTCTGCACAGATCAGCACCCAAGGGATCCAGCAGGCGCCGATCACTGCACAGGGCATTCAGCCTGCACCAATAGGAGTGCAGGGCCTGCACACGTCTGCACCAATCAGCGCACAAGGACTACAGCAGGCTCCAATAGTCACTCAGCAGCAGCAAGCACAGTCTGAAGCAAAACCTG GCGTTGTTTTGGCTGATGGCTTTGTAGCTAGCCCCATCAGCAGCACATTCAGCACCACCCAGCCAGTTGCCACCATGGTGCAGGCACACGCCCAGGGAGGAGTAGGGGGAGCCCCGCCTCTGGTCTCCTCCCCTAGACCCAGCATCCTCCGCAAAAAGCCTGCTAATGAAGG atgtGTCCGTAAGAACCTGATCCCCGCCCAGCCTAGTGAACCCGGTAGTAGCAGAATTGAGAGTGGCGTGCGGGGAGCAGGATCTCCCCGACCTGCAGG agtGAAACCCAAAGCTGAGGTGCACATGGCGGTGGCCCCTCCTGTCATGGCTACAGTGGAGGCACTGTCTTCTCAGGGGGGAGAGCAAACCATCCCCACCATGCTCGCTACGCCGGGGCCTGTTCCTCCCTCCCAGCCCTCCACCGTCCTCTCGGCCCTGCCAACAGCCATGGCTGTAACTCCCCCCGTCCCTGCTTCGATGGCCAACACTGTGGCCTCCCCCACTCAGCCTGCAGCCAGTAGCACTGCAGCGTGTGCTGCCAGCTCCGCCTGCCCAGATTTGAAAATTAAGCATGAGGTGGAGACCATGGAAACGTCACAGCCAG ATCCCAATTCAAACTTGTCTTCAGCCTCGGCCCTCAACAGCCAGGCCTCCACCCTAAACACGCCCGCCATAGGAGACCTGATCCCTGGGGCCTCCCCGAGGAAGAAGCCCCGCAAGCAGCAGCATGTTATTTCTACAGAGGAGAGCGAGATGGTGGAGACCAACAGCACAGATGAGGAGAAGGCTCCAGGCAGGCCCATCACCGGCAGGGCTGAGAGACGGGAATCTCCACCAAGGGAATATGTTG ATGAGGAAGGAGTGCGTTATGTACCCGTCAGGCCTCGGCCACCTGTTACTCTTCTGCGACACTACAGGAACCCCTGGAAAGCTGCCTACCACCACTTTCAGAGGTACAGCGACATCCGGGTCAAAG aggaaaagaaGGGCAGCTTACAGGATATGGCCAACCAGAGAGGAGTGGCATGCAGAGCACAAGGCTGGAAAATTCACCTGTGTGCTGCACAGCTCAGGCAGCTG tCGAGTTTGGAGCATGATGTGTACAGCCGCCTCTCCACCCTCCAGGAGGGCTTGATTCCTAAGAAGAGAGCGGGCTCCGATGATGACCTGCACCGAATCAACGAGCTTATACAG GGGAACATGCAGCGCTGTAAACTGGTGATGGACCAGGTCACTGAGGCCAGAGACACCATGATGAAAGTCCTGGACCACAAGGAGAAAGTGCTGAAGCTGCTCAACAAGAACGGTTCCGTCAAGAAGTCGTCCAAACTGAAGCGTAAAGAACGGGCATAA
- the amotl2a gene encoding angiomotin-like 2a, which yields MRTAEGSSGTVLHRLIQEQLRYGNLTDTRTLLAIQQQALRGGSSSGGGGTGSPRSSLESLTQEESQFIQMSTRQEPQGQEHQGDCLHSESQVCHLYQLHGEELPTYEEAKAHSQYRISQKEQQEHNMDIIGSHSEGQWDLKREHTRSLSDRLMQLSLERNGPRDTALAMSPSHSYPQLYNNITNAVAPNRQAAQQHADQRGPPPDYPLFARLPGYMLSHSQDHGQFYRDPPPPLYSQHHRYVSAQSQVAHNSIPAASSDYSAQNVVLMRDNERLRKELEVYVEKAARLQKLELEIQRISEAYEILMKGSAKRESLEKTMRNKLEAEIKRMHDFNRDLRDQLDSATKQRAAKEAQCSDQRQHVFVKLLEQNEEQQREREQLERQIQHLRVSGEEGQRRRELLEQALASTQARNRQLEEELQRKRAYVEKVERLQSALAQLQAACEKREALELRLRTRLEQELKSLRAQQSQRQAADPMASGLSSTLQLQQLREKEERILALEADITKWEQKYLEESTMRQFAMDAAATAATQRDTTIINHSPRHSPNNSFNEDLPLASHRHQEMENRIHALHAQLLEKDAVIKVIQQRSRWEQGRLERQGLRLARSVPSINTVASSTECKGKSLSDDQTGAAALQPQPSVGPGAPSRDSSTQSDEVPEEEELPAEPGMLTTSETMSRATTDTSAEPKAPLKTFKSINSSDGEVVEILI from the exons ATGAGAACCGCTGAAGGCTCATCCGGAACGGTCCTGCACCGTCTCATCCAAGAACAGCTTCGCTACGGGAACCTGACGGACACTCGCACACTTCTGGCTATCCAGCAGCAGGCCCTGCGTggaggcagcagcagcggcggtGGGGGCACAGGCAGTCCTCGCTCCTCTCTAGAGAGCCTGACTCAGGAGGAGTCCCAGTTCATCCAGATGTCAACACGACAGGAGCCTCAAGGCCAGGAGCACCAGGGGGACTGCCTGCACTCTGAGAGCCAGGTGTGTCATCTGTACCAGCTCCATGGAGAAGAGCTGCCCACCTATGAGGAGGCAAAGGCCCACTCCCAGTACCGGATCTCCCAGAAGGAGCAGCAAGAGCACAACATGGACATAATTGGGAGCCACAGTGAGGGACAGTGGGATCTGAAAAGGGAGCATACTCGCTCCCTCAGTGACAGGCTCATGCAGCTATCTCTGGAGAGGAATGGCCCCAGAGACACGGCCCTGGCTATGAGCCCCTCCCACAGCTACCCACAGCtgtataataatattacaaatgctGTGGCACCTAACAGGCAAGCAGCCCAACAGCATGCCGACCAGCGGGGGCCGCCCCCAGACTATCCTCTGTTTGCCAGACTTCCTGGATACATGCTCAGCCACTCCCAGGATCACGGACAGTTCTACAGagaccctcccccccccctctactCACAGCATCACAG GTACGTGTCTGCTCAGTCCCAGGTGGCTCACAACAGCATCCCTGCAGCCTCCAGCGATTACTCTGCTCAGAACGTCGTGTTGATGCGGGACAATGAGCGGCTCAGGAAGGAGCTGGAGGTCTACGTCGAGAAGGCTGCCAGGCTTCAGAAG TTGGAGTTGGAGATCCAAAGGATATCTGAAGCTTATGAGATTCTGATGAAAGGCTCTGCCAAGAGGGAATCTCTGGAGAAAACCATGAGGAACAAACTAGAGGCCGAGATTAAGAGGATGCATGACTTTAACAGAGACCTGAGAG ATCAGCTTGACTCAGCAACCAAACAGCGAGCAGCCAAGGAGGCCCAGTGTTCAGACCAGAGGCAGCATGTCTTCGTTAAACTGCTGGAGCAAA ATGAAGAGCAGCAGCGGGAGCGTGAACAGCTGGAGAGGCAGATACAGCACCTGCGCGTCTCCGGGGAGGAGGGCCAACGGAGACGGGAGCTGCTTGAGCAGGCCCTGGCCTCCACCCAGGCCCGCAACCGGCAGCTGGAGGAAGAACTGCAGAGGAAGAGAGCGTACGTAGAGAAGGTAGAGCGGCTGCAGAGCGCGCTGGCTCAGCTGCAGGCGGCGTGTGAGAAGAGGGAGGCGCTCGAGCTGCGGCTGCGGACGCGACTGGAGCAAGAACTGAAAAGCCTCAGGGCACAACAG TCTCAGAGACAGGCAGCTGATCCCATGGCTTCAGGACTGAGCTCCAccctgcagctgcagcagctgagggagaaggaggagcgTATTCTGGCCCTGGAGGCAGACATCACTAAGTGGGAGCAAAAGTACCTGGAGGAGAGCACCATGAGGCAGTTTGCAATGGATGCAGCTGCTACTGCTGCCACACAGAG AGATACAACCATCATCAATCATTCACCTCGACATTCACCAAACAACAGTTTTAATGAAGACCTGCCTTTGGCGAGTCATAGACATCAGGAGATGGAGAACCG GATCCATGCACTTCATGCTCAGCTCCTGGAGAAGGATGCTGTGATCAAAGTAATCCAGCAACGCTCCAGATGGGAGCAGGGCAGACTGGAGAGACAGGGGCTTCGTCTCGCCAGGTCCGTCCCCTCTATCAACACTGTGGCCAGCAGCACAGAGTGTAAAG GAAAGAGTCTCTCAGATGACCAGACAGGTGCTGCTGCGCTGCAGCCGCAACCCAGCGTTGGACCCGGGGCCCCGAGCCGAGACTCCAGTACCCAAAGTGACGAGGTCCCGGAGGAGGAAGAGCTCCCAGCAGAGCCTGGAATGCTGACGACATCTGAGACGATGTCAAGAGCTACCACTG ACACCTCGGCGGAGCCTAAGGCGCCACTCAAGACATTCAAGAGCATCAACAGCTCAGATGGAGAAGTGGTTGAAATCCTCATTTAA